The following are from one region of the Pseudodesulfovibrio piezophilus C1TLV30 genome:
- a CDS encoding ABC transporter ATP-binding protein produces the protein MAEKTPILELKNVVSAYGRIQALKGISIKVYEGEIVSIIGANGAGKSTTLMTICNIVKAVEGDILYKGQRINDVGSDVLPTMGLCQVPEGRRIFPRLTVLENLDMGAFFRDDKVAMKDDIERVFDLFPKLRERRKQFGGTLSGGEQQMLAMGRALMSRPKVLLLDEPSMGLAPLLVQQIFNIIKMINEQGVTVVLVEQNANLALQCSKRGYVLETGSVVMEDAADKLLTNPDIRKAYLGE, from the coding sequence ATGGCAGAAAAAACACCCATCCTTGAATTGAAGAACGTGGTTTCCGCTTATGGACGGATTCAGGCTCTCAAGGGAATATCCATCAAGGTCTATGAAGGCGAGATTGTCTCCATTATCGGGGCCAACGGAGCGGGAAAATCCACAACGCTGATGACAATATGCAATATTGTCAAGGCCGTGGAAGGTGATATCCTGTACAAAGGACAACGGATAAACGATGTCGGGAGTGATGTTCTTCCGACCATGGGACTTTGCCAGGTTCCTGAAGGGCGTCGTATATTTCCACGACTGACTGTCTTGGAAAATCTGGATATGGGGGCTTTTTTTCGAGACGACAAGGTTGCCATGAAAGATGATATCGAACGTGTTTTCGATTTGTTTCCGAAATTACGCGAAAGACGTAAGCAGTTCGGTGGCACTTTGTCGGGGGGGGAACAGCAGATGCTGGCCATGGGGCGGGCGCTCATGAGTCGTCCCAAGGTGCTTTTGCTTGATGAACCCTCCATGGGGCTGGCTCCTTTGCTGGTGCAGCAAATTTTCAACATTATCAAGATGATCAATGAACAAGGCGTGACTGTCGTTCTTGTTGAGCAAAATGCCAACCTGGCTCTGCAATGCTCCAAGCGCGGTTATGTGCTGGAGACCGGTTCCGTGGTCATGGAAGATGCCGCTGACAAGCTTTTGACGAACCCGGATATTCGTAAAGCCTATCTTGGCGAATAG
- the cmk gene encoding (d)CMP kinase, with protein sequence MVPKLIVTLDGPAGVGKSTMAKQLAKELSIPYLDTGAMFRAIAWKLGEGAWRWDETELEGEMAGFDFTLSGVGETSILSLNGVEIGDEIRTEQVGMWASNVATLPVVRTFLKQAQRSIGDRFALVAEGRDMGTAIFPDAPYKFFLDATVEERARRRFLQLRDMGKPAELEELKEQIEARDLQDRSRTVAPLKPADDAITIDTTDLSKTEVFEALVQGVKK encoded by the coding sequence TTGGTGCCTAAACTGATTGTCACTCTCGACGGACCGGCCGGTGTTGGTAAATCCACCATGGCCAAGCAGTTGGCAAAAGAACTTTCCATTCCCTATCTTGATACCGGAGCCATGTTCCGGGCCATTGCCTGGAAATTGGGCGAAGGCGCATGGCGGTGGGACGAGACTGAGCTTGAGGGGGAAATGGCCGGGTTTGATTTTACTCTTTCAGGGGTGGGAGAGACGTCAATACTCTCGTTGAATGGCGTGGAAATAGGCGACGAGATTCGTACTGAGCAGGTAGGGATGTGGGCGTCCAATGTGGCGACATTACCCGTGGTTCGGACATTTTTGAAGCAGGCCCAGCGGTCTATCGGCGATCGGTTCGCATTGGTTGCCGAAGGGCGGGACATGGGAACTGCCATTTTCCCAGACGCTCCATACAAGTTTTTTCTCGACGCCACGGTAGAGGAACGCGCTCGTCGGCGGTTCCTGCAACTTCGTGATATGGGGAAGCCCGCTGAATTGGAAGAACTGAAAGAACAGATCGAAGCGCGTGACCTTCAGGACCGGAGCCGGACCGTGGCTCCATTGAAACCGGCGGACGACGCCATCACCATCGACACGACCGACCTGTCCAAGACAGAAGTTTTTGAGGCATTGGTTCAGGGCGTGAAAAAATAA
- a CDS encoding metallophosphoesterase family protein has translation MYWIAFGDVHESTDVLDSIPGLAGAEGVIITGDLTNVGTREVADRVLGRISAMNPRILAQPGNMDTEAVQSYLKERDIDIHLRVREIAPDLGLMGVGLSSPTPFGTPGEVEESVLGKWLEETYLQAKTFKQLIVAIHEPPYGTRLDMLGNGQHVGSRLVRDFIERVQPAAVVTGHIHESVGCDHIGRTPVFNPGMLAGGRYVRLEYRECLLTATLMSV, from the coding sequence ATGTATTGGATAGCATTCGGAGACGTGCACGAAAGCACAGATGTGCTCGATTCCATACCGGGACTGGCTGGAGCGGAAGGCGTGATTATTACCGGTGATCTGACCAACGTGGGCACCCGTGAAGTCGCGGATCGGGTTCTCGGTCGCATTAGCGCCATGAATCCGCGGATTCTGGCTCAGCCCGGAAATATGGATACCGAGGCGGTCCAATCGTATTTGAAGGAGCGGGATATCGATATTCACTTGCGGGTTCGGGAAATAGCCCCGGACCTCGGCTTGATGGGGGTCGGGCTCTCCTCCCCTACGCCTTTCGGCACGCCCGGTGAGGTCGAAGAATCTGTTCTTGGCAAGTGGCTTGAGGAGACATACCTCCAGGCCAAGACATTCAAGCAACTCATTGTGGCAATCCACGAGCCTCCCTATGGAACCAGGCTTGATATGCTGGGCAACGGGCAACACGTCGGGAGTCGACTGGTCCGTGACTTTATCGAAAGAGTGCAGCCCGCAGCTGTTGTCACCGGACATATCCATGAGTCCGTGGGGTGTGACCATATTGGTCGAACCCCGGTCTTCAACCCTGGCATGCTGGCCGGTGGCAGGTATGTCCGTCTTGAATATCGGGAATGTCTCCTGACTGCCACCCTGATGAGTGTCTGA
- a CDS encoding flagellar assembly protein FliX yields the protein MKIHPDQIEGVQPEQLQRKNKTNTSGQAFGDLLNQEVAKGESPQSAAGVAPPQIVNPLIATEAVNSVSTDTDDTVEGQVESVLDKWDDYATTLAGPEAGLKSAYGTLDQIASEVAAIKEGDADLDPGLKSIVDELETLTATEQFKFNRGDYS from the coding sequence ATGAAGATCCATCCTGATCAGATCGAGGGCGTTCAACCTGAGCAACTGCAAAGGAAGAACAAGACGAATACGTCCGGGCAAGCCTTCGGGGATCTTCTCAATCAGGAAGTGGCCAAGGGAGAGTCACCGCAGTCCGCTGCAGGTGTCGCGCCACCCCAGATTGTGAACCCTTTGATCGCCACCGAAGCAGTGAATTCCGTGTCTACCGACACAGACGACACTGTCGAGGGACAGGTAGAATCAGTTCTCGACAAGTGGGATGACTACGCTACCACGCTTGCAGGCCCTGAGGCAGGACTCAAGTCCGCCTACGGAACCCTGGATCAAATCGCCAGCGAAGTCGCTGCCATCAAGGAAGGCGATGCCGACCTTGATCCCGGCCTGAAGTCCATTGTCGATGAATTGGAAACCCTGACCGCAACCGAACAGTTCAAGTTCAATCGCGGCGATTACAGCTAG
- the argS gene encoding arginine--tRNA ligase, whose amino-acid sequence MRAKIHLENALKAVLAEKGWEWPEKAVIEPPKDKKFGDMSVNVAMMLAKQAKKAPRAIAEDIVAAMEGDLLIDSIEIAGPGFLNFTFAPSFWHETVGVIRDAGKAYGTSDLGAGTRVQVEYVSANPTGPLHIGHGRGAALGDSLVRIMEMAGYDVEAEYYINDAGRQMLILGGSIYYRAKQLSGQDVAEPEDFYKGEYIKDIAADFMKITPDLLSMDETEAVAACTAYGKDVILEGIKEDLAAFGVRHDIWFSEKSLVEEGRVDETFADLTASGMGYEADGAYWFKSTELGDDKDRVLRKSNGDTTYFASDIAYHDNKFKRGFDLVVDIWGADHHGYVPRMMAACEALGKKGGLHVILVNLVNLLRDGEPVAMSTRAGQFETLKDVVDEVGADASRFMFLSRKSDSKLDFDLELVKQKSMDNPVYYVQYAHARICSLNVKAAEAGTAAAAVSAESLMLLDTEYDLAMLKLLDQYPDFVEAAARSQAPHMISMYLQELASALHRYYSNCHVLSAEKEVASSRLMLLDCVAGVVASGLGLLGVSAPESM is encoded by the coding sequence ATGAGAGCGAAAATACATCTTGAAAACGCATTGAAAGCGGTTCTGGCCGAGAAAGGCTGGGAGTGGCCGGAAAAGGCCGTTATCGAACCGCCCAAGGATAAAAAATTCGGCGACATGTCAGTCAATGTTGCCATGATGCTGGCGAAGCAGGCCAAGAAGGCTCCTCGAGCCATTGCCGAGGACATCGTGGCTGCCATGGAAGGGGATCTTCTCATTGACTCCATCGAGATAGCCGGACCTGGATTCCTGAATTTTACCTTTGCTCCCTCCTTTTGGCATGAGACCGTCGGCGTCATCCGTGACGCGGGGAAAGCTTATGGAACCTCGGACCTGGGCGCTGGGACCAGGGTTCAGGTGGAATATGTATCCGCCAACCCGACCGGGCCTCTGCACATTGGGCATGGACGTGGAGCCGCTTTGGGAGATTCCCTGGTTCGCATCATGGAGATGGCCGGGTATGATGTGGAAGCTGAGTACTACATCAATGATGCTGGTCGGCAGATGTTGATACTGGGTGGCTCCATCTATTACCGCGCCAAACAATTGAGCGGGCAGGATGTTGCCGAGCCAGAAGATTTTTACAAGGGTGAATATATCAAGGATATCGCAGCTGATTTCATGAAAATCACTCCTGATCTGCTCAGCATGGATGAGACTGAAGCCGTGGCCGCATGTACAGCATACGGTAAGGATGTCATCCTTGAAGGGATCAAGGAAGACCTTGCTGCATTCGGTGTGCGGCACGACATCTGGTTCTCTGAAAAAAGTCTGGTGGAGGAAGGTCGGGTTGACGAGACCTTTGCTGACCTGACTGCTTCCGGCATGGGCTACGAAGCGGATGGGGCCTATTGGTTCAAATCAACCGAATTGGGCGACGACAAGGATAGGGTTCTGCGCAAGTCCAATGGGGACACCACGTATTTTGCCTCTGACATCGCTTACCATGACAATAAATTCAAACGCGGATTCGATCTTGTTGTCGATATTTGGGGTGCGGATCACCATGGGTATGTCCCTCGGATGATGGCCGCCTGTGAAGCTCTTGGAAAGAAGGGAGGGCTGCACGTTATTCTGGTGAATCTTGTCAATCTGCTCCGCGATGGCGAACCTGTGGCCATGTCCACTCGGGCCGGTCAGTTCGAGACTCTCAAGGATGTGGTGGACGAAGTAGGGGCTGATGCGTCCCGTTTCATGTTCTTGTCCCGCAAATCCGACTCGAAACTTGATTTCGATCTGGAATTGGTCAAGCAGAAATCCATGGATAATCCGGTGTATTATGTTCAGTATGCCCACGCCCGTATCTGTTCGCTCAATGTCAAAGCCGCTGAGGCTGGAACCGCAGCCGCCGCGGTTTCCGCCGAGTCCTTGATGCTGCTTGATACGGAGTATGATCTGGCTATGCTCAAACTTCTTGATCAGTATCCGGACTTTGTGGAAGCTGCTGCCCGGAGTCAGGCTCCGCACATGATCAGCATGTATTTGCAGGAACTGGCATCGGCACTGCACAGATATTATAGCAATTGCCATGTTCTTTCCGCAGAGAAGGAAGTGGCTTCCTCCCGGCTTATGCTTCTGGATTGCGTCGCTGGAGTCGTGGCGAGTGGGCTGGGGCTACTCGGCGTGAGCGCACCCGAATCAATGTAG
- a CDS encoding 23S rRNA (pseudouridine(1915)-N(3))-methyltransferase RlmH — protein MSKIGFIWVGKLKEKHSVDGCAHYWKKLSRFFKLEESIVKDAPGKLPPPDKSRKEGEGILAKVSKGDIIIILDEFGENMTSRTLAKRLRTWTDAPNQRPVFVIGGPFGLSDEVKSAARHSIRLSDMTLPHELARLVLLEQLYRAGTIHKNMPYHHD, from the coding sequence ATGTCGAAAATAGGTTTTATATGGGTCGGAAAGCTCAAAGAAAAACATTCCGTGGATGGGTGCGCGCATTACTGGAAAAAACTGTCCCGTTTTTTCAAGCTAGAAGAATCCATCGTCAAGGATGCGCCGGGCAAGCTCCCCCCGCCAGACAAGAGTCGAAAGGAAGGGGAGGGTATTCTCGCCAAAGTGAGCAAGGGGGATATCATCATCATTCTTGATGAATTTGGCGAAAATATGACCTCGCGCACGTTGGCCAAGCGTCTTCGGACCTGGACAGATGCTCCCAATCAACGGCCGGTTTTTGTTATTGGTGGCCCCTTTGGCCTGTCCGATGAGGTCAAATCGGCGGCACGGCACTCCATCCGCCTCAGCGACATGACTTTGCCGCATGAATTGGCGCGTCTCGTATTGCTGGAGCAATTGTACCGTGCCGGGACCATTCATAAGAACATGCCGTATCATCACGATTAG
- the hisC gene encoding histidinol-phosphate transaminase, with protein sequence MREFSVRSEILDFDPYTPGLTIEQIRERYGLANVIKLASNENPLGASPVVQKVMAKNLDRIFRYPENNTPKLVTEISKHIGVPRESILVGNGSDEIIDMLFRMKARPGVSNVIGYEHSFAMYRMCAKLAGVEYREVKRGDPFELPLDKLAKAADENTAMVFVTSPDNPTGQAASVEDLSVLAGVLPKDCLLVVDEAYIDFVWPPESYTPVQAYDKFDNLVVLRTFSKAYGLAGLRVGYGILPPKLLGYLKNARIPFTVNLLAEEAAIAALNDDAFYNETLQVVMSGREYFMEALPKIGCKVYPSQANFVMFEPTKPAQTVFKSLLKKGIIVRPLGSFGLGKMIRVTIGTEAENKQFIKALGEVLGA encoded by the coding sequence ATGAGAGAATTCAGCGTCCGTTCGGAAATCCTGGACTTTGACCCGTACACCCCTGGTCTGACGATCGAACAGATTCGGGAACGGTACGGCCTTGCCAATGTTATCAAGCTTGCCAGCAATGAGAACCCTTTGGGTGCATCACCTGTTGTGCAAAAGGTCATGGCCAAAAATCTCGACAGGATTTTTCGGTATCCCGAAAATAATACCCCCAAATTGGTCACAGAGATCAGCAAACACATCGGTGTGCCCAGGGAATCCATCCTTGTGGGGAATGGGTCGGATGAAATCATTGATATGCTTTTTCGCATGAAGGCCCGTCCGGGGGTGAGCAATGTGATTGGGTATGAGCATAGTTTCGCCATGTATCGCATGTGTGCCAAGCTGGCCGGAGTGGAATACCGCGAGGTCAAGCGGGGAGACCCTTTCGAGTTGCCACTGGATAAACTGGCCAAGGCCGCAGATGAAAATACGGCCATGGTCTTTGTCACCAGCCCGGATAATCCCACCGGCCAGGCCGCCAGTGTGGAAGATCTGTCCGTGCTCGCCGGAGTGTTGCCCAAAGACTGCCTGCTGGTGGTGGATGAAGCGTATATCGACTTCGTATGGCCTCCCGAATCCTACACTCCGGTGCAGGCTTATGATAAATTTGATAATCTTGTGGTCCTCCGTACTTTTTCCAAGGCGTATGGCTTGGCGGGACTGCGTGTCGGTTACGGCATCCTTCCTCCCAAGTTGTTGGGGTATCTCAAGAATGCCCGCATTCCATTCACGGTGAATCTGCTGGCAGAGGAAGCGGCCATTGCAGCCCTGAATGATGACGCCTTCTACAATGAAACCCTGCAGGTGGTCATGAGCGGGCGGGAATATTTCATGGAAGCCCTGCCCAAGATCGGGTGCAAGGTCTATCCGAGTCAGGCCAATTTCGTGATGTTCGAGCCGACAAAACCGGCACAGACAGTCTTCAAGTCACTCCTCAAGAAAGGGATCATCGTTCGTCCTCTGGGCAGCTTCGGACTGGGGAAGATGATTCGGGTCACAATTGGAACTGAAGCGGAAAACAAACAATTCATCAAGGCTCTCGGGGAGGTCCTTGGTGCCTAA
- a CDS encoding HD-GYP domain-containing protein has protein sequence MYTLATDATPRSTPPKNEHEILHQFLISLGKAIDAKDAGTGSHSSEVARIAEAIGWAMGITGKEIRWLSMAGLLHDIGKIGIPDSILSKPGPLNDEEWEIIKTHPGKGEAIVRPVEEFGKKKSVADIVRHHHERFDGLGYPDGLMEEEIPLGARIVAVADSISTMLQDRPYQAGRNFDEAMEEILVCAGTRYDPDVVEALMSVREDIKHILPGIDR, from the coding sequence ATGTACACCCTCGCCACGGACGCCACACCCCGCTCCACACCACCCAAGAACGAACATGAAATTCTTCACCAATTTCTGATCTCCCTTGGCAAGGCCATTGATGCCAAAGATGCCGGTACAGGCTCTCACTCCAGTGAAGTCGCCCGCATTGCCGAGGCGATAGGCTGGGCAATGGGTATTACCGGAAAAGAAATCCGCTGGTTAAGTATGGCAGGGTTACTCCATGATATCGGGAAAATAGGAATACCAGATTCAATCCTGTCCAAACCTGGTCCTCTGAACGATGAGGAATGGGAGATAATCAAGACACATCCGGGCAAAGGAGAGGCTATTGTCAGGCCGGTTGAAGAATTCGGCAAAAAGAAAAGCGTGGCTGATATCGTCCGCCACCATCATGAACGGTTCGACGGTCTGGGATATCCCGACGGACTCATGGAAGAGGAAATTCCCCTCGGTGCCCGCATTGTGGCCGTAGCCGACTCCATTTCTACCATGCTTCAGGACCGCCCCTATCAGGCAGGACGCAACTTTGACGAAGCCATGGAAGAAATCCTGGTCTGTGCCGGGACCCGATATGACCCAGATGTGGTGGAAGCACTTATGTCTGTCCGGGAAGATATCAAACATATCCTTCCAGGCATTGACCGGTAA
- a CDS encoding SPOR domain-containing protein codes for MADPKGTKFKVKVPKLNATKKTYDFSFSLSGMISAVGAGVLALTFFFTMGILIGRGYRPEVDVPQLQEIMPSKEHGQIALEPGEQILKPEELDYPERLQQTPEKVMAEGLPKVEPEVKAKKEARQAEASKSTSVQTSVSSQKGTSSAESVFDYIYQVAAFRKDSMAEALSDKLVADGLKTSIQAATAKGKTWYRVQVHYYGTPSSTAGMKAILARHGIAKPLLKKKVATQ; via the coding sequence ATGGCTGACCCGAAAGGCACCAAATTCAAGGTCAAGGTTCCGAAGCTCAACGCGACGAAAAAGACCTATGACTTCTCATTTTCCCTTTCCGGCATGATCAGTGCCGTGGGAGCGGGCGTCCTTGCGCTCACCTTTTTTTTCACCATGGGAATCCTTATTGGGCGCGGGTATCGGCCAGAGGTCGATGTGCCACAACTTCAGGAAATCATGCCTTCCAAGGAACATGGCCAGATTGCCCTGGAGCCGGGAGAGCAGATTCTCAAGCCCGAAGAGCTGGATTATCCTGAAAGACTGCAACAGACTCCGGAAAAGGTCATGGCCGAAGGATTGCCCAAGGTCGAGCCTGAAGTAAAAGCGAAAAAGGAAGCCCGACAGGCAGAAGCTTCCAAATCAACTTCCGTTCAAACGAGTGTTTCCAGTCAAAAGGGCACATCATCTGCGGAGTCAGTCTTTGACTACATCTATCAGGTGGCGGCATTTCGCAAGGACTCCATGGCTGAAGCCTTGAGTGACAAACTCGTGGCAGATGGACTGAAAACGTCCATCCAGGCCGCAACAGCCAAAGGCAAGACCTGGTACCGTGTCCAGGTCCATTACTACGGAACGCCGTCTTCCACTGCCGGAATGAAAGCGATCCTTGCCAGGCATGGTATAGCCAAACCGCTCCTGAAAAAGAAAGTGGCGACCCAGTAG
- a CDS encoding universal stress protein, whose amino-acid sequence MADIKKILCAVDFSDYSPTVADYASMIGNCVGAQIVVLYVAPSLSQYVGFHVPPSSIESFVGEIVTGAEDTMSEFVKDNFGDLNVVGKVVTGYPAEEILSIAEAENADMIVMGTHGRKGIDRILFGSVAEKVVKSSGVPVLTVRPS is encoded by the coding sequence ATGGCTGATATCAAGAAAATTTTGTGCGCAGTTGATTTCTCGGACTACAGCCCGACAGTGGCCGATTATGCCAGCATGATTGGCAATTGCGTTGGTGCGCAGATCGTGGTGCTGTACGTTGCTCCATCCTTGAGCCAGTATGTCGGCTTCCATGTCCCTCCCAGTTCCATTGAGAGCTTTGTGGGAGAAATTGTCACTGGCGCTGAAGACACGATGAGCGAATTTGTGAAGGACAACTTTGGCGATCTTAATGTGGTCGGCAAGGTTGTAACAGGCTATCCCGCAGAGGAGATTCTTTCTATCGCGGAAGCCGAGAATGCCGACATGATTGTCATGGGCACCCATGGTCGTAAGGGCATCGATCGAATCCTGTTCGGGTCGGTGGCCGAAAAGGTCGTTAAGTCTTCCGGGGTTCCTGTGTTGACAGTTCGTCCCAGCTAG
- a CDS encoding queuosine precursor transporter, whose product MNETLWILFALVDLCMVLFVYRFFGKVGLFGLMVFNLLLCNIQVLKTVELFGLTTTLGNVLYASVFLATDLLSEFHGKKEAQKGVLLGFVALVMMVGYMQFALYFQPAAEDFAQPHLQALFGFMPRIALASMIAYLISQLHDVWAFHAIKNRTGDKLLWLRNNASTMVSQFLDSAIFCTIAFYGMFPMNVFWEILLSTYIIKVVVAALDTPFIYLARHLFRKQDTAITT is encoded by the coding sequence ATGAACGAAACGTTATGGATCCTCTTTGCCCTCGTCGACCTGTGCATGGTCCTTTTCGTGTACCGGTTTTTTGGAAAAGTCGGGCTCTTTGGCCTGATGGTCTTCAACCTGTTACTGTGCAATATTCAGGTTCTCAAAACCGTGGAACTCTTTGGTCTGACCACGACCCTTGGGAATGTCCTTTATGCCAGTGTTTTTCTCGCCACAGACCTGCTCAGCGAATTTCATGGCAAGAAAGAAGCTCAAAAAGGCGTCTTGCTCGGTTTTGTCGCACTGGTGATGATGGTCGGATACATGCAATTCGCGCTCTATTTTCAACCTGCGGCAGAGGACTTTGCCCAGCCCCATCTCCAGGCGCTCTTCGGGTTCATGCCGCGTATTGCCCTGGCAAGCATGATTGCGTACCTCATCTCACAACTTCATGATGTCTGGGCCTTTCACGCCATTAAGAACCGGACAGGTGACAAACTTCTCTGGCTCAGGAACAACGCATCTACCATGGTCAGCCAATTTCTGGATTCCGCCATTTTCTGCACGATCGCTTTCTATGGCATGTTTCCCATGAACGTTTTCTGGGAAATCCTGCTTTCCACCTATATTATCAAGGTCGTTGTGGCGGCTCTGGATACACCGTTCATTTATCTTGCCCGCCATCTCTTCCGCAAGCAGGACACGGCCATCACGACGTAA
- a CDS encoding methyl-accepting chemotaxis protein, which yields MNFRMVSAGGAVIGVTVILCLIGHFVLGLSPLFLWSGGLCLSIVTCFSLFMVARAYAADFGRLAITVEHASEDKTVDFSAILGSGPLATALRELTDSFTRYKGLCEGVISGLPVPFLLVDTEERTLHTNQATLDMLEVDGSVEQQLGKTLAEIFYNDSSRETAVGKAMNNGQTFRNLEVAIQGHKGGTRHVLANVYALNDSRGKCLGGFCLYLDMTTVKMHEKALREQNEVLTKTADQADEISDHLASAANEISTQVQQSSRASEESRKLTAGVAVSVEEMNATVLEVARNAANAAEVSDQAREEAMNGESIVSQVIQDISLLEEQAAQLSNDMDSLGRQADSIGNIMSVISDIADQTNLLALNAAIEAARAGDAGRGFAVVADEVRKLAEKTMDATKNVDGNIKAIQVSAEANVASARETSRVVGDTVETTRKAGAALNAIVELASQTSDNVQSIAAAAEQQSAASDEISRSTGDINVAADETFEAMHESAMAVADLVRLAGDLRVTMDAIRKSAQD from the coding sequence ATGAATTTTCGTATGGTTTCTGCTGGCGGGGCGGTGATTGGGGTCACTGTTATTCTTTGTCTCATCGGTCATTTCGTCCTCGGTCTTTCTCCCCTTTTCCTCTGGTCCGGCGGGCTTTGTCTCTCCATTGTCACCTGTTTCAGTCTCTTCATGGTTGCCCGCGCTTATGCTGCGGATTTTGGCCGCCTGGCCATTACGGTGGAGCATGCTTCGGAAGATAAGACTGTCGATTTTTCTGCAATTCTTGGTTCCGGGCCATTGGCAACGGCCCTTCGTGAATTGACCGATAGTTTTACCCGCTACAAGGGATTGTGTGAGGGTGTTATCAGTGGACTACCTGTCCCTTTCCTTTTGGTGGATACAGAAGAACGGACCCTCCATACCAATCAGGCCACGCTCGATATGCTTGAGGTGGATGGCTCAGTCGAGCAGCAGCTTGGGAAAACCCTGGCTGAAATATTCTATAACGATTCCAGCCGTGAAACAGCCGTGGGCAAAGCCATGAACAACGGACAGACCTTCCGAAATCTTGAAGTTGCCATTCAAGGGCACAAAGGTGGGACTCGGCATGTGTTGGCCAATGTTTATGCTCTTAATGACAGTCGCGGGAAATGTTTGGGCGGGTTTTGCCTATATCTGGATATGACGACCGTCAAGATGCATGAAAAGGCACTTCGGGAACAAAACGAGGTCTTGACCAAGACAGCGGATCAGGCTGATGAGATTTCCGATCACCTTGCTTCTGCGGCCAATGAGATTTCCACGCAGGTCCAGCAGTCCAGCCGGGCTTCGGAGGAAAGTCGGAAATTGACCGCCGGTGTGGCTGTCAGTGTGGAAGAGATGAATGCCACAGTCCTTGAGGTGGCTCGCAATGCAGCCAATGCGGCTGAAGTCTCGGATCAGGCCCGCGAGGAAGCCATGAATGGGGAATCCATTGTTTCCCAGGTCATTCAGGATATCTCTTTGCTCGAAGAACAGGCTGCCCAGCTGTCCAATGACATGGATTCGTTGGGTAGGCAGGCTGATTCCATCGGCAACATCATGTCAGTGATTTCGGATATTGCCGATCAGACCAATCTCCTGGCACTCAATGCGGCCATTGAAGCAGCCCGTGCCGGAGACGCCGGGCGAGGTTTTGCCGTTGTTGCTGACGAAGTTCGTAAACTGGCCGAAAAAACCATGGATGCCACGAAAAATGTGGATGGAAACATCAAGGCCATTCAGGTCAGTGCCGAGGCAAATGTGGCTTCTGCGCGGGAGACTTCGCGTGTGGTCGGAGACACTGTTGAAACCACACGCAAGGCCGGGGCGGCGTTGAACGCCATTGTCGAGCTTGCCAGCCAGACGTCTGACAATGTCCAATCCATTGCTGCGGCGGCAGAGCAGCAGTCCGCTGCCAGCGATGAGATCTCACGGTCAACAGGCGATATCAATGTGGCCGCTGATGAAACTTTTGAAGCCATGCATGAGTCAGCCATGGCTGTCGCTGATCTTGTTCGGCTTGCTGGAGATTTGCGAGTGACCATGGATGCGATCAGGAAGAGTGCTCAGGATTAG